From Candidatus Manganitrophaceae bacterium, one genomic window encodes:
- a CDS encoding response regulator transcription factor: MRLLVVEDEEKVARFVRRVLEKERYQVDIAPNGQSALDQIDIVPYNLVILDLTLPQKGGLEVLHLLRQQGNQVPILILTARSEIRTRVRGLDLGADDYLVKPFAIVELLARVRALLRRGGSGPTTLLTADDLTLHLISHEVYRADQKITLTNKEYALLEYFLRNPGRVLSRSEISEHVWNIHFDTATNVIDVQVNYLRNKIDHNFNRPLIHTVRGIGYVLKP; the protein is encoded by the coding sequence ATGCGACTCTTGGTCGTTGAGGATGAAGAGAAGGTGGCCCGTTTTGTTCGACGTGTGCTCGAAAAAGAGCGCTATCAGGTCGACATCGCTCCGAACGGCCAGTCGGCCCTCGATCAAATTGACATCGTGCCCTACAATCTGGTCATCCTCGATTTAACGCTCCCTCAGAAAGGGGGACTGGAGGTTCTCCATCTCCTACGGCAGCAGGGAAACCAGGTTCCCATTCTCATCCTGACGGCGCGATCGGAGATCCGGACCCGGGTCAGGGGATTAGACCTCGGGGCGGATGATTATTTAGTCAAGCCCTTTGCCATAGTGGAGCTGCTTGCACGGGTTCGCGCGCTGTTGCGGCGGGGTGGGAGTGGACCGACCACCCTGCTTACGGCGGACGATTTGACCCTTCATTTGATCTCACACGAAGTTTATCGTGCCGATCAAAAGATCACCTTAACGAACAAGGAATATGCGCTCCTCGAATATTTTCTGAGAAACCCCGGCCGTGTCCTCAGCCGGTCGGAAATTTCAGAGCACGTCTGGAATATTCATTTCGATACCGCGACGAATGTCATCGACGTCCAGGTCAACTACCTCCGAAACAAAATAGACCATAATTTTAACCGTCCTTTGATTCACACGGTCCGGGGCATTGGTTATGTCCTTAAACCTTAA
- a CDS encoding dicarboxylate/amino acid:cation symporter, with amino-acid sequence MSQNRFYRSLYFQVITAILLGVLLGHFYPEAGAAMKPLGEAFIKLIKMLIAPVIFCTVVLGISGMENMKTVGKTGALALLYFELLSSVALVIGLVLVNIIQPGAGMNVDPASLDTQAISAYTAPGKIESLSQFLLNIIPESVVGALARGDILQTLLFAILAGFALHRLGEGGKRIFRLIEESSHLLFTIVGYIMKLAPLGAFGAMAFTIGKYGVGSLASLAKLMGTFYGTCLIFIFGVLGAVARLHGFRITRLIGYLKEELFIVLGTSSSESVLPRMMTKLESLGVHKSVVGLVIPAGYSFNLDGTAIYLTMAALFISQATNTPLDLTHQLTLLGVLLLTSKGAAGVTGSGFIVLAATLSAVGEVPVAGLALLLGIDRFMSEARALTNLIGNAVATVVVGRWCNAVDQDRVQANLNPKTTEGN; translated from the coding sequence ATGAGTCAGAACCGCTTTTATCGGTCCCTGTATTTTCAGGTAATCACCGCCATCCTCCTCGGCGTTCTCCTCGGACATTTTTATCCGGAGGCGGGCGCCGCCATGAAGCCGCTCGGAGAGGCTTTTATTAAACTGATTAAAATGCTCATTGCGCCGGTGATCTTCTGTACGGTCGTCCTGGGGATCTCCGGGATGGAGAACATGAAGACCGTCGGGAAAACCGGCGCGCTCGCCCTACTCTACTTCGAGCTCCTCAGCTCGGTCGCATTGGTCATCGGCCTGGTATTGGTAAATATCATTCAGCCGGGGGCCGGGATGAATGTCGATCCGGCCTCGCTCGACACCCAGGCGATTTCGGCTTACACCGCCCCCGGGAAAATCGAGAGCCTCTCCCAGTTTCTGCTGAATATTATCCCGGAGAGTGTGGTCGGCGCGTTGGCGAGGGGAGATATCTTGCAGACGCTCCTCTTTGCAATTCTCGCCGGGTTTGCCTTGCACCGATTGGGCGAGGGGGGCAAGCGGATCTTCAGGCTCATCGAGGAGAGCTCGCACCTGCTCTTCACGATCGTCGGCTACATCATGAAGCTCGCCCCGCTCGGGGCCTTCGGGGCGATGGCCTTTACCATCGGGAAGTACGGGGTCGGCTCGCTTGCCTCGCTCGCCAAGCTGATGGGAACCTTTTACGGCACCTGTCTGATCTTCATCTTCGGGGTGCTCGGCGCTGTCGCCCGCCTGCACGGCTTTCGCATCACACGGCTGATCGGCTATTTGAAGGAAGAGCTCTTTATCGTGTTGGGAACCTCCTCCTCCGAGTCGGTCCTCCCTCGGATGATGACGAAGCTCGAATCACTCGGCGTTCACAAGTCGGTCGTCGGACTGGTGATCCCCGCCGGCTATTCCTTTAATCTCGACGGCACGGCGATTTATCTGACGATGGCCGCCCTCTTTATCTCCCAGGCGACGAACACCCCGCTCGATCTCACCCACCAGCTGACGCTGCTGGGGGTGCTGTTGCTCACCTCCAAGGGAGCGGCGGGAGTGACCGGTAGCGGGTTTATTGTCCTGGCGGCAACCCTCTCTGCGGTCGGAGAGGTGCCGGTCGCCGGCTTGGCGCTGCTCCTCGGGATCGACCGCTTCATGTCGGAGGCGCGCGCGCTGACCAACCTAATCGGCAATGCGGTTGCCACCGTCGTGGTCGGCCGCTGGTGCAACGCGGTTGATCAGGACCGGGTGCAGGCAAACCTCAATCCCAAAACAACAGAAGGGAACTGA